The following coding sequences are from one Melospiza melodia melodia isolate bMelMel2 chromosome 2, bMelMel2.pri, whole genome shotgun sequence window:
- the DEUP1 gene encoding deuterosome assembly protein 1 — MEEDLEVFQEQAVTKVSPCEAELQELVHQIDIMVNRKQVEWERKMRALEAKMDIQDQELASAQSKLDQKGQEVGLLQQELENLQKTKNEMAQSYETQLQALKSQFSKLIHSYEKLQSYQLKQRKLESREKCEENLETSSNPRNLYVKLEGFKAKSQEWEKNGTTCVNNPVYGDMQQKLLPEKCNLFQRQSQNYQLQICNKKEDQEELITYTQPKSENDDLIIEKLKAIVNEIARNKNKLVEENMKLHEDLKIYQNQCQNMEADISDMRNELQSRDDLWRRIQLECQKLYTELLKIKEYKDIQEIQIKHQSSHVQLTEQLENKNPELLLFAESQGCQEEELNKIRNHVYREEQSHCSEQERMKTEISDLTEELHQKEITIATIMEKATLLERQLKMELETKHKLLTKQQLLEFHYQVIKSENTHLKEMMENQECESCMYLALHSVWANPAEQQGLVTRTESTGLMWLYSLLLKLKCIDLCNKEHGNFTASVHKMKHENLRLQNSLVKPQNDTGTSILSCMDACRETEHSCQTHSKVQEKEERSFQNKDSWEVECQQTAMLTAGGYHRHRTPALYGHCNITGSKSDSTLSFHPLHRGHEKKIDSKSPLPPVGYPLGLHGPFREVGRTGSFQSPAYNAEEIKLSSPPEMSFLATAEKFLQEEEKHAREFEEHLNSHLEELQRYSENTLKKYARMQQSRRT; from the exons ATGGAGGAGGACTTAGAAGTGTTCCAGGAACAAGCTGTGACTAA AGTTTCTCCATGTGAAGCTGAACTTCAGGAATTAGTGCATCAAATTGACATCATGGTAAACAGAAAGCAAGTAGAATGGGAAAGAAAGATGAGAGCTTTGGAAGCAAAGATGGATATCCAGGATCAAGAATTAGCAAGTGCCCAAAGCAAACTGGATCAAAAAGGTCAAGAG GTGGGACTACTTCAACAAGAATTGGAAAACTTACAGAAAACTAAAAATGAAATGGCTCAGAGTTACGAAACTCAGCTTCAAGCACTGAAATCTCAA TTTTCAAAGTTGATACATAGCTATGAAAAGCTACAGTCTTACCAGTTAAAACAAAGAAAGCTCGAAAGCAGAGAAAAATGTGAGGAAAATCTGGAGACATCATCTAACCCAAGGAATTTATATGTGAAACTGGAG GGATTTAAGGCAAAATCACAGGAATGGGAGAAGAACGGGACAACCTGTGTAAATAACCCTGTTTATGGAGATATGCAACAAAAATTATTGCCTGAGAAATGTAATTTATTTCAG AGGCAGAGCCAGAATTATCAACTCCAAATATGCAATAAGAAAGAAGACCAAGAAGAGCTAATTACCTATACCCAGCCCAAAAGTGAAAATGATGATTTGATTATTGAAAAGCTAAAGGCAATTGTGAATGAAATAGCAAGAAACAAGAACAAACTGGTAGAGGAAAACATGAAACTCCATGAGGATCTAAAAATTTACCAAAATCAGTGCCAG AACATGGAGGCAGATATCTCAGACATGAGAAATGAGCTTCAATCAAGGGATGATCTCTGGAGAAGGATACAACTGGAATGCCAAAAGTTGTATACAGAATTATTGAAAATCAAGGAATACAAAGATATACAGGAAATTCAAATAAA GCATCAGTCATCTCATGTTCAGCTTACTGAgcaactggaaaataaaaaccctgAGTTATTGCTATTTGCAGAAAGTCAAGGATGCCAAGAAGAAGAGCTGAACAAG ATAAGAAACCATGTTTATCGAGAGGAGCAGTCCCATTGCTCTGAGCAGGAAAGAATGAAGACAGAAATCTCTGACCTGACAGAGGAGCTTCATCAGAAGGAGATCACTATAGCAACTATCATGGAGAAAGCTACTCTTCTGGAAAGACAGTTAAAAATGGAATTAGAGACAAAACACAAATTGTTAACAAAACAGCAG TTGTTGGAATTCCATTACCAAGTTATCAAATCTGAAAACACACATCTAAAAGAAATGATGGAAAACCAGGAGTGTGAAAGTTGCATG TATTTGGCTTTGCACTCCGTGTGGGCTAACCCAGCTGAGCAGCAGGGTTTAGTGACAAGGACAGAGAGCACTGGGCTGATGTGGCTTTACTCACTGCTTCTGAAACTGAAG TGTATAGATTTATGTAACAAAGAACATGGAAATTTCACAGCTTCTGTTCACAAAATGAAGCATGAGAATTTAAGACTACAAAATAGCCTTGTTAAACCACAAAATGACACAGGAACATCTATACTGAGTTGCATGGATGCATGCAGAGAAACAGAGCACAGCTGCCAAACCCATTCAAAGGTGCAAGAAAAGGAAGAGAG atccTTCCAAAATAAAGATTCATGGGAAGTGGAATGTCAACAGACTGCTATGCTCACTGCTGGTGGATACCACAGACACCGCACTCCTGCTTTGTATGGCCACTGCAATATCACTGGTTCAAAAAGTGATAGCACTTTATCTTTTCATCCACTTCACAGAGGCCATGAAAAGAAAATAGATTCTAAATCTCCCTTACCACCAGTGGGGTATCCTTTGGGCCTTCATGGGCCATTTCGTGAAGTGGGCAGAACAGGCAGCTTTCAGAGCCCTGCTTACAATGCGGAAGAAATCAAATTATCG TCTCCCCCTGAGATGTCCTTCCTTGCAACAGCAGAAAAGTTCCTTCAAGAGGAAGAGAAACACGCCAGAGAATTTGAAGAACATTTAAATTCACACCTTGAAGAGCTGCAAAGATATTCTGAAAATACTCTAAAAAAATATGCCAGGATGCAGCAAAGCAGGCGTACTTAA